A window of Ornithorhynchus anatinus isolate Pmale09 chromosome 21, mOrnAna1.pri.v4, whole genome shotgun sequence genomic DNA:
ggtatttattaaatgcttactatgtgccagacactgcactaagctatgGAATAgttacgagataattaggttgggctcagttcctgtcctatatgcggctcacagtctaaataggagggagtagggtagaatccccattttacagataaggaaattgaggctcagagaagtcgggtggcttgcccaaggtcacacaacagacaagtgatggagccaggattagaacccaggtcctctgacacccaggcccatcctctttcctagTGGGAAACAGTTGTAGGCGGCACTTGGAAACAAAAGAAAAGGGCAAGCCCTACCCTTAAAGCATTTGCAATCTAACAATTTCAATCTAATCAAATTACAATCGCATCTAATGAGTTGATGATTTTAGGTCAAAAAGCTTCAACTAATTCCTCCCACTTAAGCCCACTTTCTCTGTGGTTTCTGACCTTTTTTATGgtccgtattaagcgcttagtatgtgccaggcactgttctaggcgccggggtagattcagagtcatcgggttgaacacagtccatgtccctcacggggctcacagttttaagccccatttttgagatgagggaactgaggcatagaaaagttaagcgacttccctaaggtcacacacaaatGGCCATTTCCAATTAAAAATGCCAAACCTTTCAAAAGAATCAAGCCAACCAAAAAGCAGACTGCTGAcagacacctcctcctcctcatcatcattgtggtacttgttgagcgcttacaatgtgccaggcaccgtactaagcactgcagaagTTAggcgatcatcaggttggacaccgtccccgtcccacacggggctcgcagtcttattcgCCATTGGCAATGTGCTTACAGACTGCCAACCACTACGCCGAGCCCTGGGGGTGCTACagaatgtctgctctgtgaccttgcttcacttctctctgcctcagttccctcctctcatctataaaatgggaaatgagactgtgagccccacgtggaacacaaactgcatccaaactgatcagtttatatctaccccagcgcttagtacagtgcctgacacatagtaagagcttagtactgtaaaaaaaaaagtcagacgcCTGTGTGAGGTTCAGAGCACAGTAGCATTGGAGTTATAAGTTTATAGCACTCGAAGGGGTTGTTATCTTTGGCAGCACACTGACCTTTCTCGGCGAGAATTTCAGGGGCCACATAAGTTGGAGTCCCACACACGGTGAATATGGGCTTCACGACGTACTTGGCGAGGCCAAAATCAGCCAGTTTGAGCGTGGTAGATTTGTCTGCGTTGCGCTGAACCTGCCACAAGATAAGGGAGGAAAAGTGTCGGAAATGGGAGTGGAAATTCCAATCCATGGAGAAATCAGAGATCAGAGCGGAACTTCCTTCAGATTTACCCTTTCGCGAAGTGGGGCAAATTCAAGTATAAGAACACTTTATTATTGAAGCCCAaaacaaaatatatatttttttaagctACCATAACCAAATGACTAGATAAGTCCATTCTGAGAAAGTACATTCTTGCACATGGATTGTTTTCCAAGAAGAAATTGTAATTTTTGACCAAACCTTGTCGAGGGCAAAGCAAGCTTCCTGAACTAACGAGGAAACTATGGGGATTGtcctctctcaggatggcacctggagagtttccagtcttctaccagtctcagctaagggagggagagtcaagcagaggcctatccattcctttcctagcttgggcagtggctagcgagtggaaggtcatcggctacaagtcaacaAGTCAGAagtagcggcacgggagagagtcgagggcggcgactcaagtttacttcgcgaaaggaggcaatggtaaaccacttccatcttttcaccaagaaaactctatggatacactaccagaacgatgcagacggaggtggggcgtcccgggcgtccatggagtcactctgggtcggagacaactcgacaacataagacaaaacaagaccactacgtgcagagctctgtaccaagtgcttgggagaggtgaaaagggacacaatccctgtgctcaAAGACTTTACGATCCTCAGAGGGACTGTGCCACGCAcgtgcctgggagacagaggatctgggttctaatactggctcctccacttaactgttgtgtgaccgtgggcaagtcaattcacttctcggggccttcgcttcacttctcggagcctcaactgcaaaatgttaaatcctgttctccctccttctcagactatgagcccatgtgggaactgattatcttgcacctaccccaataattagtacagcgctttacatataataagtacttaaatattactattaccattattattgttattatttttattcctttctTGGAGAGAttttagaaagagagagacagacaaaacagtTTAGGGAAAAACACGAGAGGAAattggattaaaattgtgagccccaagtgggacatggactgtgtccaacctgattatctcctatctacccacgtgcctaacaaataccattttttaaaaaattgaccaCTGTCAAATTTTCAGTCTGTAAGCAATTTAAAATACGATCTTCCACATTGCGCTCTCAACACAAGATGGCAGCAAATGTCATATTTCCTTTCCTCTGAAAAGGAAAACAATTTGCCACCTAgtttctgcagcgtggctcagtggaaagatcacgggcttgggagtcagaggtcacgggtttgaatcccagctctgccacttgtcagctgtgtgactgtgggtaagtcaattcacttctctgggcctctgtaaaatggggattgagactgtgagccccatatggggcagggactgtgtccaacttgattggtttgtatccatcccgcgcttagtacagggcctggcacacagtaagcgcttaacaaaaactattattagttttgttattattattaaccaagctCCACAAAACCCACTCGAATGATCAAGTAATTCCTTTCTGTTTCATTTTCGCCATGCAGAATTTCCTTCAGAGAAGCTGTCccatcaatattatcatcatccttaccATCGTCACCATCACCTTCACCTATAACAGCAGAATGTTCAACCCAGAAAACTCCCAGCTCTGAAGAAGTGGAAAAGTCTATGACCAACCAACCAAGACCTAGAAATGGTCAGATTGCTTCCAGCCTTTTCAGGACGAAGCACATaagaagcagagtgaactattcattcattcatttgtatttattgagcgcttactatgtgcggagcactgtactaagcacttggaatggacaattcagcaacagatagagacaatccctgcccgataacgggctcacggtctaaatgaactagtggatagaacccgggcctgggagtcagaggacctgggttccaatcccagctctgccacttgtctgctgggtgaccttgggcaactcccttcaattctctgggcctcagttccctcatctgctaaatggggatttagactgtgaaccccatgtgggacatgagctgtgtccaacttcattagcttgtggcgctggggtagattcaagctaatcaggttggacattacccatgtcccacatggggctcacagtcttaatccccattttacagatgaggaaaccgaggcccagaaaagtgaggggacttgcccaaggtcacccagcagacacgtggcggagctggaatcagaatccaggtccttctgactcctaggcttgtgctatatccactagtccatgctgcttctctaaggctctccaagactcccaggcctgggcgctaCCCACTAGGAGTTATGTTTGGGTTCAACCACGGGtcacgtcagtcagtcagtcatatttattgagctcctattgtgtgcggagcattgtactgagcgcttgggagagaacaacaataaacagacacattccctgcccacagtgagtttacaatctagagggggagacagacattaatagaaataaataaattacagatatggacaaaagtgctgtggggctggaaggcgcctgtcttgtcttatgctgtcgagtcgtttccgacctatagcgacaccacggacacatctgggaagcagcgtggctcagtggaaagagcctgggcttcgaagtcagaggtcatgagttcgactcccggctctgccacttgtcagctctgtgactgtgggcgagtcacttcccttctctgggcctcatttacctcatctgtaaaatggggattaactgtgatcctcacgtgggaaaacctgattaccctgtatctcccccagcgcttagaacagtgctctgcacacagtaagcgcttaacaaataccaacattattattctatctctcccagaacgcccctctctccatgtgcaatcattctggtagtggatccatagagctttcttggtaaaaatacggaagcggctGACCACTGCCGCCTTCAACGCCGTAAACCggagtttccaccctcgactctcttccatgccgctgctgcccagtaggggtgagttttgacttgttgaagacggccttccactcgctagccactgcccaagctaggaatggaatgggtaggcctctgcttgattctccctcccgtagccaagactgatagagaactggaaactctccaggtgcaaccccgaGAGAGGTCTGGGAGATGCAggctgtgaataaagggagaacgtcagggtgacgcagaagggaatgggagaagaggaaaggaaggctcctATCTCCAGGCAGAACCAGAGCCCGCTTCGAGACTCACCAAGAGGTTTTCCGGTTTGAGGTCCCGGTGGACGATGTTCTTGTCATGCATGTGAACGAGGGCCTCGCACAGGTCGGTGAGCATGAGGGCCGCGTCGTGTTCCGTGAACTTGACGCTTTCCAGGATGGCGTCAAAGAGATCTCCCCCCTGGACGTACTCCAGGATCAGGTAGATCTCCGTTCCGGTTTCATACACCTCGTGCAAACTCACTATATTGGGGTGGGAGAGGCTCTGGATGATGACGATCTCGCTGTCCACCATgccctctctgcccttcagcttgGACTTGTCGATGATTTTCATGGCGTAGGCCTGTTTGGTCACCAGGTGCCGGCACTCTTTCACCACGGCGAAGTTCCCGTCCCCGATGTTCCGGCCGATCTCATAGTATCTTTCCACGTCGGCCTTCCTGGAACCGTAGGACCTCGGCTTCTTGCCCTCCGTGCCCCGTGACTTGCCTTCTGCGCCCGCCTTAGATTCCCGCCTTTGGTCGGCTCGCCCGCGTTCACTCTCTCCCTGTACCGCCCTTTTTCCTGCTTCGCCTCTTTTCTCCTTCGTCttccccaccttcttctcctcctcctctccccggccgACTGAGGGTTTTTCTGGTTCGCCCCGGCCTTCTCTCCCTAGCCAACCGCTCAGGTCACTCCTAGGTAAGCTGCGAGTGTCTTTCGGCCGTCCCCTCGAGCTTCCTTCTGGGTTccgctgctcccctggggcttctCTCCTCACGCTCAGAGATGCCCCGGGGTTATTATTTCTGTGGATTTCCgagtccctctgctctttcctctccaagttCCATTTTGGCTTTTCCGGTTCCTGGCTGGGAGCGCTGGGGCCGCTTCTCCGGCTACTGTCCCCGAGGTCTTTCTTCCACGTGATTTCTTTCCCCTCCGGTGAGCCTTCCTCGTGGGGTCTCttgaaactcctcatctttcccatctttcccacgtCTCTACACCTCTGGCCCTTCCCCGGTTCCAAATGGTTGCTCCCGAGGGTGAGCTCCGTCAGGCCTTTCCTCTGCAGCGTGTGCCACAGGGAGCCGTCGTGTTTGCATTTCTCGCACCTGGCCGCCTGGCCCGGCTCCGCGGTCATTTCGCTCCCTTGTTGCTTTTCTCGAGTCGGATGGCTCTCCTCCTCGCGGGCTTTCCTGAGGGGCTTGGCGTCTTTCTCGTGCTcccccctctcccgaccccatTTCTTCTGGGGGCTCCCCTCATCCTCTGGCCTCATCACCCCACCGTTGGCTTTCCCCTCCTGCTTAGGGAAGGGGGCTTCGCAGCGACCCTTGGCCATCGGGGTTTCTCCACGGGGGCGGTCGGCTCTCTGAGCCTTGCTCCCCAGTCTGCTTTTCGGCTCCGGGGACAACTCCGAGCTCTTCTGGGTCGAAGCGAGGGCCCGGGGCGTGATGGAGTAGAGTTCCTCTATGGCCGCTTGAATGTTCTTCAGGGTCAACTGCTCCCCTCCCACGGCGATGAGAGCATCTCCTTCCCCGAAGAAGTCGGAGACGCTCCGAACCTCCTTGCCCTTCAGGTTATACAGTTTCCTCACCCGGTCGTCCTTCCCCGGGGGAAAGCCCAGGGCCTCCGAGACGTCAGCGATCAGCCGTTCGAAAGTCGCCCCAGACTTCCCGTTGAGGAGAAGGGTGACCTTCCTGGGCGTGGGCCCTCCTGGCTTCACGACCGTGATGACGTGAGGTTTCGTGGGGCTGTTTTGCGCGTGGAGAGGGTGGAGGCCATTCTTGGGGTTCGGCTTCGGGGAGACCAAACTGGGAGGGCCCAAGATGGGTTTTTCAAAATGGCCCCGGCCGACGGGCGGACAAGGGCCGTGGAGCCGCCTCTCTGACATCCTTGAGGCTACATCTTTGCTGGGGGGATCGAGAGGGCCCCGAGGACCTGAAACAGAGGAAAAGGACAATGGGCTCTGAGTCACGGCCATTTCCAATCCAcaaattgagcacttcctgcggactaagccctcgggagaggacaatgcaatatGACAGAAGCATTTCCCGCCCACgacaagcaatcgtatttattgagcgcttactgggagctgAGGGCTGTattgagcccttgagagagtacaatatagcaacctaccagagttgggagagaggttccctgcccacagcgagcttatagtttaggggGGAAGACTGACATCAATGTAAATCAATAGCAGTTTACACTTCAGGTATATAACATCGTTCtgagcctgtctccccactcctcacaaactctCATGTTTGCCCATCTCTCTccgcatgaagcagaaactccccgCCTTCGGTTTTAAAGTGCCCACTCAGCTGCCTCCTTTTTAACACtcgatctcccactacaac
This region includes:
- the DCLK3 gene encoding serine/threonine-protein kinase DCLK3, whose amino-acid sequence is MNHRSLNEQNKKGWLGGGALDDFHTCRSENLKVIGWSQKPWSRPPSHFLLSHLATGERKKERRKAWLQGPRGPLDPPSKDVASRMSERRLHGPCPPVGRGHFEKPILGPPSLVSPKPNPKNGLHPLHAQNSPTKPHVITVVKPGGPTPRKVTLLLNGKSGATFERLIADVSEALGFPPGKDDRVRKLYNLKGKEVRSVSDFFGEGDALIAVGGEQLTLKNIQAAIEELYSITPRALASTQKSSELSPEPKSRLGSKAQRADRPRGETPMAKGRCEAPFPKQEGKANGGVMRPEDEGSPQKKWGRERGEHEKDAKPLRKAREEESHPTREKQQGSEMTAEPGQAARCEKCKHDGSLWHTLQRKGLTELTLGSNHLEPGKGQRCRDVGKMGKMRSFKRPHEEGSPEGKEITWKKDLGDSSRRSGPSAPSQEPEKPKWNLERKEQRDSEIHRNNNPGASLSVRREAPGEQRNPEGSSRGRPKDTRSLPRSDLSGWLGREGRGEPEKPSVGRGEEEEKKVGKTKEKRGEAGKRAVQGESERGRADQRRESKAGAEGKSRGTEGKKPRSYGSRKADVERYYEIGRNIGDGNFAVVKECRHLVTKQAYAMKIIDKSKLKGREGMVDSEIVIIQSLSHPNIVSLHEVYETGTEIYLILEYVQGGDLFDAILESVKFTEHDAALMLTDLCEALVHMHDKNIVHRDLKPENLLVQRNADKSTTLKLADFGLAKYVVKPIFTVCGTPTYVAPEILAEKGYGLEVDMWAAGVVLYILLCGFPPFRSQERDQDQLFNIIQQGQFEFLSPYWDNISEAAKDLVSRLLVVDPQKRYSAHRVLQHPWIQNAGKANGVDLHREVTTNIERHFRSQPKHDRGGHT